One genomic window of Candidatus Aenigmatarchaeota archaeon includes the following:
- a CDS encoding HD domain-containing protein produces the protein MEERTRKIISFLQEIEKCKLVERKVYCSDLKRRESDAEHSWHLAMFLVLFEKNLPKELDLLKMLKMALVHDLAEIYAGDIFAFDTEGRKGKKEREERSAEKLFSGLPEDLKEELWQLFGEFEEAKTSEAKVVQSFDKLQPILQNLCSNGLSWKENSISVEDVNAYKKVFMEHDPFILDLYRRLLSTANEKKLMADKPAQSKI, from the coding sequence ATGGAAGAGCGAACCAGAAAGATAATCTCCTTTTTGCAGGAGATAGAAAAGTGCAAGCTTGTCGAGAGGAAGGTCTACTGCTCTGACCTTAAAAGACGAGAAAGCGATGCCGAGCATTCCTGGCACCTTGCCATGTTCCTAGTCCTGTTTGAGAAGAACCTTCCAAAGGAGTTGGACCTCCTGAAAATGCTCAAAATGGCACTTGTACATGATTTGGCAGAGATTTACGCAGGAGACATTTTTGCATTCGACACGGAAGGCAGGAAAGGCAAAAAGGAAAGGGAAGAGCGCTCTGCAGAAAAGCTCTTTTCAGGCCTCCCGGAAGACCTGAAAGAAGAACTCTGGCAGCTTTTCGGAGAATTTGAAGAGGCAAAAACCAGTGAAGCAAAAGTTGTCCAGTCATTTGACAAGCTCCAGCCGATTCTCCAAAACCTCTGCTCAAACGGTTTGTCTTGGAAAGAAAACTCCATAAGTGTTGAGGACGTAAATGCTTACAAGAAGGTGTTCATGGAGCATGACCCTTTCATTTTGGATTTGTATAGGCGGCTTCTCTCTACTGCAAACGAAAAGAAACTTATGGCAGACAAACCTGCGCAAAGTAAAATATAA
- a CDS encoding NUDIX domain-containing protein → MYDPKKAHYISATAIVVRDGKFLIAKRSPSEKAFPGKWTVPGGKLETSDYLNRSRDTSEHWYNIFEKLVEREVLEEVGLKIKNLNYLTSMAYIRPDGIPTIIVSFFADYCTGEVRLCSDLTKHAWVTLEEAKDYDLIEGIYEELEMLDKILKGEGPGKWQKKALL, encoded by the coding sequence ATGTACGACCCCAAAAAAGCCCATTATATTTCGGCAACCGCAATTGTCGTGCGGGACGGAAAATTCCTCATTGCCAAACGGTCGCCTTCGGAAAAAGCGTTCCCTGGAAAGTGGACGGTTCCCGGCGGAAAACTTGAAACCAGTGACTACCTGAATCGGTCAAGAGACACCTCTGAGCACTGGTACAACATTTTCGAAAAACTCGTGGAGAGAGAAGTTTTAGAAGAAGTCGGGCTTAAAATCAAAAACCTCAATTACCTTACAAGCATGGCCTATATCCGCCCAGACGGCATCCCAACAATCATTGTAAGCTTTTTTGCTGACTATTGCACGGGAGAAGTGCGGCTTTGCAGCGATCTTACTAAGCACGCCTGGGTCACGCTTGAAGAGGCAAAAGATTATGACCTCATTGAAGGCATCTATGAAGAACTTGAAATGCTCGATAAAATCCTGAAAGGCGAAGGCCCGGGGAAGTGGCAAAAGAAAGCCCTGCTTTAG
- a CDS encoding lamin tail domain-containing protein, producing the protein MGCPLLKIFLFQLLILPCFAGVVINEISPWGRDAEWVEIHNTGNEEVNLSGWIIETQTSIRDVDFPEGAFLPAGGFLVVGDNGTGGGFETPITITDSAIFLVLRNNVGEEINRVDLRGLDFERKDGQSLQRISPDSQLSSSPENWILSSNTKGEENFPPGALVEASEIFLPGEVFANETSSIVVTVSNKGMSEGRSRKLSFKDSSGFEAESIFDIGPVSLKNLSFAWTPSSQGTYSLYASIGSSEINRTALVLKKPEKLAKLRINLAGNLSTGVEYKNLFALEMENKKALEGSCAEPDTVTVAYSVFGPDGSIHLSESFTVEIGCTKTADTGSWTPEEPGIHTLCGHITGSTSGFDAKNVCGNFSVTGTKKQAENLSVSVEQSSMIGSAKSSASNSTPEGKEESLEDDGEKTSSGLLEDDLETSDESEGTLEEDGLEEEGEGTQAVSKPILVQIIDMASEVMVGSEFESTILIENNGDTSVSAKVYSYAYSGKNCITGSWTKNRQDLLLESGESKEILLVNHVEEGTVPGTYLFRARVKVEEKDYDAEGEITVTEHSAPEEENLLLAGEARLEEADLQPVLDIWNDTKIRINLTNCDGCSMVISGPAGLRSETEKKYRVFDAKGSYNVLVLKGGSVVLNESYYFGDTSFENEGGGSNETNLSSNTTYRQEVSTGNFAKQENKRGLFGWLKSTIGGIVSAIINAMASSISA; encoded by the coding sequence ATGGGTTGTCCTTTGCTGAAGATTTTTCTTTTTCAGCTGCTCATTCTGCCCTGCTTTGCAGGCGTTGTCATAAATGAAATTAGCCCATGGGGAAGGGATGCAGAGTGGGTTGAGATACATAACACGGGAAACGAGGAGGTAAATCTGTCGGGGTGGATAATTGAAACCCAGACAAGCATAAGGGACGTGGATTTTCCTGAAGGAGCCTTTCTGCCTGCTGGTGGCTTTCTTGTTGTCGGAGACAATGGTACTGGTGGCGGCTTTGAAACGCCGATAACGATTACGGATTCTGCAATATTTCTTGTATTGAGAAACAATGTGGGTGAGGAAATTAACAGGGTGGACCTGAGAGGATTGGATTTTGAAAGAAAAGACGGGCAGTCTTTGCAGAGAATAAGCCCCGACAGCCAGCTTTCAAGCAGCCCGGAAAACTGGATTCTGTCCAGCAATACAAAAGGGGAAGAAAATTTTCCTCCTGGTGCCTTGGTGGAAGCTTCGGAAATATTTTTGCCGGGAGAGGTTTTTGCAAATGAAACTTCCTCAATTGTTGTGACTGTTTCAAACAAAGGCATGTCGGAGGGGAGAAGCCGGAAACTGAGTTTTAAGGATTCTTCTGGCTTTGAGGCGGAAAGCATTTTTGACATTGGGCCAGTTTCCTTGAAAAATCTTTCCTTTGCTTGGACACCTTCAAGCCAGGGCACATATTCCCTCTATGCATCTATCGGCTCTTCAGAAATTAATCGCACAGCGCTTGTCTTAAAGAAGCCAGAAAAACTGGCAAAGCTCAGAATAAACCTTGCCGGAAACCTGAGCACTGGAGTTGAGTATAAAAACTTGTTCGCTCTGGAAATGGAAAACAAAAAAGCCCTGGAGGGAAGCTGCGCTGAGCCCGATACGGTTACAGTCGCTTACTCTGTTTTTGGGCCCGATGGAAGCATTCATTTGTCGGAAAGCTTTACCGTTGAAATTGGATGCACAAAGACTGCAGATACTGGAAGTTGGACGCCTGAGGAGCCGGGCATACACACACTTTGCGGCCATATAACGGGCTCGACTTCAGGATTTGATGCGAAGAATGTGTGCGGAAATTTTTCGGTTACCGGCACTAAAAAGCAAGCCGAAAATTTGTCTGTTTCGGTTGAGCAAAGCAGTATGATTGGTTCGGCGAAGAGTTCCGCTTCCAACAGCACGCCTGAAGGGAAGGAAGAATCCCTTGAGGATGACGGTGAGAAGACTTCCTCTGGCCTTCTGGAAGATGATTTGGAGACTTCAGACGAGTCTGAGGGGACCTTGGAGGAGGACGGCCTTGAAGAAGAAGGCGAGGGCACGCAGGCAGTATCAAAACCCATACTCGTCCAGATAATTGATATGGCTAGTGAGGTCATGGTGGGAAGCGAGTTTGAGTCCACAATTCTTATCGAAAACAACGGGGACACTTCGGTTTCCGCAAAGGTCTACTCTTACGCCTATAGCGGAAAAAACTGCATAACTGGCTCATGGACAAAAAATCGGCAGGATCTGCTTCTTGAATCAGGCGAGTCAAAAGAGATTTTGCTTGTAAATCATGTCGAAGAGGGAACTGTGCCGGGCACGTATCTTTTCAGGGCTCGGGTGAAGGTGGAGGAAAAAGACTACGACGCTGAGGGGGAAATTACGGTTACCGAGCACTCTGCGCCCGAGGAAGAAAACCTTCTCTTGGCCGGGGAAGCAAGACTTGAGGAAGCGGATTTGCAGCCCGTGCTTGATATCTGGAATGACACAAAGATCAGGATAAACCTCACCAACTGCGATGGCTGCTCCATGGTGATTTCTGGGCCCGCTGGCCTTAGAAGCGAAACCGAAAAGAAGTATCGGGTTTTTGACGCAAAGGGGAGCTATAATGTTCTTGTGCTAAAAGGCGGCTCGGTCGTTCTTAACGAAAGCTATTATTTTGGGGACACCTCCTTTGAGAATGAAGGCGGCGGCTCAAACGAAACAAACCTTTCTTCAAATACCACTTACCGCCAGGAAGTTTCGACAGGAAACTTTGCAAAGCAGGAAAATAAGAGAGGGCTTTTTGGATGGCTTAAAAGCACTATTGGTGGTATAGTATCGGCTATCATAAATGCTATGGCTTCTTCGATTTCAGCTTAA
- a CDS encoding ROK family protein, whose translation MSVIGIDVGATSIKGGKVSEAGVSKFEKVPTNAQGSQEEVMGQIYRLIESLKDEDLEAIGIGYPSIVDTKTGKVYETTNIPALYEVPLGEIIGDKFKVPVLVNNDANCWALGEHYYGKGQGYENLVALTIGSGLGGGVIANGKLIAGNNCGAGEFGEMPYLDARLQDYCSAEFFRKQGLNPEEVFSAAKSGDEKAIKLVEEFGYHLGKGLAMVVNSVDPELIVLGGSIANNYAAFEKAMWESLEESVYSRSYGRLKIETSTNPDLPILGAASLLYDSKKAS comes from the coding sequence ATGTCAGTAATAGGAATTGATGTCGGAGCAACAAGCATCAAGGGGGGAAAGGTTTCTGAGGCAGGAGTCTCAAAATTCGAGAAAGTCCCGACAAACGCGCAGGGCAGCCAGGAAGAGGTTATGGGCCAGATTTACCGGCTTATAGAGTCCCTGAAAGATGAAGATTTGGAGGCAATCGGAATAGGATACCCCTCAATTGTCGACACAAAGACCGGGAAAGTTTACGAAACCACAAACATTCCTGCGCTTTACGAAGTGCCCCTCGGGGAAATTATCGGGGACAAATTCAAAGTGCCTGTTCTCGTCAATAATGACGCCAACTGCTGGGCTTTAGGCGAGCACTACTATGGAAAGGGCCAGGGATACGAAAACCTGGTTGCACTCACTATCGGCTCCGGCCTTGGCGGGGGCGTTATAGCCAACGGAAAACTTATCGCAGGGAATAACTGCGGTGCAGGTGAATTCGGGGAAATGCCTTACCTTGACGCGCGCCTCCAGGATTACTGTTCGGCAGAGTTTTTCAGAAAGCAGGGCTTGAATCCCGAGGAGGTGTTTTCTGCAGCAAAATCTGGCGACGAGAAGGCGATTAAGCTTGTCGAGGAGTTCGGGTACCACCTGGGAAAGGGCCTTGCAATGGTGGTAAACTCTGTTGACCCAGAACTGATTGTTCTTGGGGGCTCTATTGCAAATAATTATGCGGCGTTCGAAAAAGCCATGTGGGAATCCCTTGAAGAATCTGTGTATTCCAGAAGCTACGGGCGGCTTAAGATAGAAACCAGCACTAACCCCGACCTGCCAATACTTGGCGCAGCATCGCTCCTTTACGACTCAAAAAAGGCCTCATAA